Proteins encoded by one window of Halomonas sp. SH5A2:
- a CDS encoding IS3 family transposase (programmed frameshift), with protein sequence MPRYSKERKAVVLKKLLPPHNRSVVSVATEEGISDATLYSWLKQCREKGVPVPGYTQSDNEWSPDAKLAVVIETATLSETELGAYCREKGLYPEQIQQWKAACLQGAGQQEDQAKTAQKQRKEDRKTIKQLKAEVRRKDRALAETTSLLVLFKKARRLVRRRPEQRRGRLTPLEERARLIALFDEAVTGGASRYKAAAMIDVSERTLKRWRSACGAVVEDQRLHAVQGSQPHQLTHEEEQAILSACNRPEYQSLPPSQIVPLLADQGAYLASESSFYRVLKKHQQQHHRGRMKPRRPVPEPTSFTATGPNQVWSWDISFCSSVVRGQHWYLYLIMDIYSRKIIAWEVHDAESGELAKQLLERALLREGCWHQPPVLHSDNGAPMTSYTLKARLTELGMLMSYSRPRVSNDNPYSEALFRTVKYCPAWPTKGFASLSAVRDWMLTFERAYNEQHLHSGIRYVTPADRHRGVDRERLKHRKAVYERAKRRHPQRWSGNTRNWEVPGSVALNPGKLQEVERNKQAA encoded by the exons GTGCCACGTTATTCTAAAGAGCGTAAAGCTGTTGTACTGAAAAAGTTGTTGCCACCCCATAATCGCAGTGTGGTATCTGTCGCCACTGAAGAAGGCATCTCTGACGCGACGCTGTATAGTTGGTTAAAACAGTGTCGAGAAAAAGGAGTGCCTGTGCCGGGTTACACCCAAAGCGACAACGAGTGGTCGCCTGACGCCAAGCTTGCCGTGGTCATCGAAACCGCCACCCTGTCAGAAACAGAGCTTGGTGCTTACTGCCGCGAAAAAGGCCTTTATCCCGAGCAGATCCAGCAGTGGAAAGCCGCTTGTCTCCAAGGCGCTGGCCAACAAGAAGACCAAGCAAAAACGGCACAAAAACAGCGTAAAGAAGACCGTAAAACGATCAAACAGCTCAAAGCAGAAGTACGCCGCAAAGACAGAGCCTTAGCGGAAACGACATCGTTGCTGGTGCTCT TCAAAAAAGCTCGACGCCTTGTACGGCGAAGACCCGAACAGCGGCGAGGACGACTGACGCCGCTTGAGGAACGTGCAAGGCTCATTGCGTTGTTTGATGAAGCGGTAACAGGGGGCGCTTCCCGCTATAAAGCAGCGGCGATGATAGACGTGAGCGAGCGCACGCTGAAACGCTGGCGTTCTGCGTGTGGCGCAGTGGTTGAGGATCAGCGCCTACACGCGGTACAAGGCAGTCAGCCGCATCAACTGACTCATGAGGAGGAACAGGCCATTTTGAGCGCCTGTAATCGCCCCGAGTATCAGAGCCTACCACCGTCTCAGATCGTGCCGTTACTGGCAGATCAAGGGGCCTACTTGGCTTCCGAGTCGTCGTTCTACCGGGTACTGAAAAAGCACCAACAGCAGCACCACCGAGGGCGAATGAAACCACGCCGCCCAGTACCTGAGCCGACGAGCTTTACGGCCACCGGGCCGAACCAAGTCTGGAGTTGGGACATTAGTTTTTGTTCTTCCGTTGTGCGTGGTCAGCACTGGTATCTCTACCTGATCATGGATATCTACAGTCGCAAAATCATCGCCTGGGAAGTTCATGATGCGGAATCAGGTGAGTTGGCGAAACAACTGCTGGAACGCGCCTTATTGAGAGAAGGATGCTGGCATCAGCCCCCGGTGTTGCACTCGGATAACGGCGCGCCGATGACGTCTTATACACTGAAAGCGAGGTTAACAGAGTTAGGGATGTTGATGTCTTACAGCCGACCGAGAGTGAGCAATGACAACCCTTACTCGGAAGCGCTGTTCCGTACCGTCAAATATTGTCCAGCGTGGCCCACAAAGGGCTTTGCATCGCTGAGCGCGGTACGTGACTGGATGTTGACGTTCGAACGAGCCTACAACGAACAGCACTTGCATAGTGGCATTCGGTACGTGACACCCGCTGATCGGCATCGAGGTGTCGACCGAGAACGTCTTAAGCATCGCAAAGCGGTTTATGAAAGAGCTAAGCGCCGACATCCACAGCGCTGGTCAGGCAACACACGAAACTGGGAAGTACCCGGTTCGGTAGCGCTCAACCCTGGCAAGCTGCAGGAAGTCGAGCGTAATAAACAGGCTGCTTAG